The following are from one region of the Rhipicephalus microplus isolate Deutch F79 chromosome 1, USDA_Rmic, whole genome shotgun sequence genome:
- the LOC119177843 gene encoding uncharacterized protein LOC119177843 has translation MWILAMLAVLVLLVIAVYIVWLWAYLHERRGFLRHGVTSISANEGLSTAASAPRAVVNWFTRSSSGQGEAERRAIDFVSNETNATENPSKQATRRRQDIIEHSGTICIYIDHGRAIEDNETVNQERISPGAEHCKLLIRCCYILERDMTLRPEASRTYAPKSTSPQDQASARRDVASGRSPEILVAVRERESAFQRLLASGDQRARDDFVRNAALLARSDRYAGLRLWWRESRECSIVFHGFLRTVKHVAIALRKANCTLGFFVPYAAAHEQPKWYATRLHALDKVLGSTASLLLYPTTSALGNVNEWPSPSRVMGDENSMRTSSGHSTCLLFLPTMAVSVVMANASQPCDPNRVQRVTVKLEFMSVARLSKLCLSWDPSSWKVSRRRYHSYACGFGEDGKKGVVFQTPQQASRYRRKLLARTQSTCFGFVGEEREIPHDCLSSPLFVSRNFYSSNTFN, from the exons ATGTGGATACTGGCCATGCTGGCCGTCCTGGTGCTCCTCGTGATCGCGGTGTACATCGTGTGGCTGTGGGCATACCTGCACGAACGACGTGGCTTCCTGCGTCACGGCGTCACCTCCATCAGCGCCAACGAGGGGCTCAGCACCGCTGCCAGCGCACCTCGGGCGGTGGTGAATTGGTTCACGAGAAGTTCAAGCGGTCAAGGCGAAG CTGAAAGACGGGCCATTGACTTTGTCTCGAACGAAACCAACGCCACCGAAAATCCATCGAAGCAGGCAACACGTCGGCGACAAGACATCATCGAACATTCTGGCACCATTTGTATCTACATAGACCACGGCAGGGCCATCGAAGATAACGAGACTGTGAACCAAGAACGGATCTCTCCGGGTGCGGAGCACTGCAAGCTGCTGATTAGATGCTGCTACATCCTGGAAAGGGACATGACTCTTCGACCAGAGGCGTCACGAACGTACGCGCCGAAATCAACGTCTCCCCAAGATCAGGCTTCGGCTCGTCGCGACGTCGCCAGTGGTCGATCTCCCGAGATACTCGTGGCGGTCCGCGAGCGGGAGTCGGCCTTCCAGAGACTCCTAGCGTCGGGAGACCAACGGGCCAGAGACGACTTCGTCCGCAACGCTGCTTTGCTGGCACGGTCCGACCGCTACGCTGGCCTTCGACTATGGTGGAGGGAGTCTAGGGAATGCAGTATCGTCTTTCACGGCTTTCTCCGCACAGTAAAGCACGTTGCGATAGCACTGCGGAAGGCCAACTGCACCTTGGGATTCTTTGTTCCATACGCAGCGGCGCACGAGCAGCCCAAGTGGTATGCGACGAGGTTGCACGCGCTTGACAAGGTTCTGGGTTCGACGGCGTCGCTGTTGCTTTACCCGACCACGTCGGCGCTCGGCAACGTCAACGAATGGCCTTCACCGTCCCGGGTGATGGGTGACGAAAACTCCATGAGGACGTCGTCCGGTCACTCTACCTGCCTCCTGTTTCTACCTACGATGGCCGTGTCTGTCGTGATGGCGAATGCTTCGCAGCCGTGCGACCCGAACAGAGTCCAGAGGGTAACGGTCAAGCTGGAGTTCATGAGCGTTGCACGTCTTTCGAAGCTGTGTCTATCTTGGGATCCGTCGTCATGGAAGGTGTCGCGGCGCCGGTACCACAGCTACGCCTGCGGTTTCGGCGAAGACGGCAAGAAGGGAGTCGTGTTCCAGACACCGCAGCAGGCGTCGAGATACCGCAGGAAGCTTCTTGCTCGCACCCAGTCTACGTGCTTTGGATTTGTGGGAGAGGAACGAGAGATCCCGCACGACTGTCTCAGCTCCCCTTTATTTGTTTCCAGAAACttttattccagcaataccttTAATTAA